A single region of the Gossypium arboreum isolate Shixiya-1 chromosome 12, ASM2569848v2, whole genome shotgun sequence genome encodes:
- the LOC108478740 gene encoding transcription factor bHLH162-like, producing MEHLTHNLGGNKGMKRSRCSSAKVERKIIEKNRRNHMKNLYSMLNSLLPHQNSKEPLSLPDQVDEAVKYIKRLQTKLKESRERKESLMGRTRSYKCTQSNDSTKPAEIRINEKGSAMEVALMTGPGSQYMFYEMIRIFHEDGAHVLNANFWVVGNTIFHIVHAEIGEFGVAKIIKEKLNKFVNEDRCREEELEQELYWDYEIPPETWNFHIM from the exons ATGGAACACTTGACTCATAATTTGGGTGGGAATAAGGGAATGAAAAGGTCTCGTTGTTCTTCAGCTAAGGTTGAGAGGAAGATCATTGAGAAAAACAGGAGAAATCATATGAAGAATTTGTACTCCATGCTCAATTCTCTACTCCCCCATCAAAATTCCAAG GAGCCATTATCACTACCTGATCAAGTAGATGAAGCTGTGAAATACATAAAGAGGCTGCAAACAAAGTTGAAGGAATCCAGGGAGAGAAAGGAAAGCCTAATGGGAAGAACGAGATCCTACAAATGCACCCAGAGTAATGATAGTACTAAACCTGCTGAAATTAGGATTAACGAAAAGGGTTCAGCTATGGAGGTGGCTTTGATGACAGGGCCCGGCAGTCAGTACATGTTTTATGAGATGATCCGCATATTTCATGAAGATGGAGCTCATGTACTGAACGCCAATTTCTGGGTTGTTGGGAATACAATTTTCCACATCGTTCATGCTGAG ATTGGAGAATTTGGTGTAGCGAAAATAATAAAGGAGAAATTGAACAAGTTTGTGAATGAAGACAGGTGCAGGGAAGAGGAACTTGAACAAGAGCTATATTGGGACTACGAAATCCCTCCCGAAACGTGGAATTTCCATATCATGTGA